The following are from one region of the Acipenser ruthenus chromosome 19, fAciRut3.2 maternal haplotype, whole genome shotgun sequence genome:
- the LOC117424390 gene encoding uncharacterized protein LOC117424390 isoform X1, with product MTCFIPRVRPLVFPCQASCRMSLLEFRRFGSIWKCTGLSRKGPGCSRCRESISQSRLADMPLGAAQALLASASMMIDMALLARHQNLLLQGITPFPHLSSTMSIVHYQLRQLQEAGTSTRGSARPIHLATCYKCGEKGHYANKCGRRHLGLLAGH from the exons ATGACTTGTTTTATTCCCCGGGTTCGGCCGCTTGTGTTCCCGTGTCAGGCATCATGCAGGATGTCATTGTTGGAGTTCAGAAGATTCGGTTCGATCTGGAAATGCACGGGCTTATCAAGAAAAGGGCCCGGATGCTCCCGTTGTCGGGAATCGATA TCCCAAAGCAGACTTGCCGACATGCCCCTTGGAGCTGCACAAG CATTGCTGGCTTCAGCCTCAATGATGATTGACATGGCACTCCTGGCCAGGCACCAGAATCTGTTGCTGCAGGGGATCACTCCCTTCCCACACCTCTCCAGTACCATGAGCATCGTCCACTACCAGCTGAGACAGCTGCAGGAGGCAGGCACGTCAACACGGGGCTCCGCCCGGCCCATCCACCTTGCCACCTGCTACAAG TGTGGCGAGAAGGGTCACTACGCCAACAAGTGTGGAAGGAGGCACCTGGGCCTGCTGGCTGGGCACTGA
- the LOC117424247 gene encoding cdc42 effector protein 4-like produces the protein MPILKQLVSNTSQSKRRSRADLTAGMISAPLGDFRHTMHVGRGGDEFGDTSFLSTRSGEPPRQTEDQLPSPQQTPHPPSSKPGFLSRTFRHSKRSSSVTRVDKRESALAPARGSPDFVKAAVSLPYLNDDNEAGQGGGSLSRVRKSLSSSPLKKLPSYEKPVNGAAASKPCEQEIQDERDFGELTDLPPASLPRAGGGMKHAESIMSFHIDLGPSMLGDILSVMDNKAWDEDDLGFEEGKSSEGRGSPAPATLKQLPVKPALVSESENHTALFSPEARLRLPRQHLDSSSVPSSGSAALEEKPPTGEFQVQGEMDSAKFSSPRGKEDKDLSFVDEDDDEITV, from the coding sequence ATGCCGATCTTAAAGCAGCTGGTTTCGAACACCTCCCAGTCAAAACGTCGTTCCCGGGCTGACCTGACTGCGGGGATGATCAGCGCACCCCTGGGCGATTTCCGCCACACCATGCACGTGGGGCGAGGTGGGGATGAGTTTGGGGACACCTCGTTCCTCAGCACCCGCTCCGGAGAGCCCCCACGGCAAACAGAGGACCAGCTGCCATCGCCGCAGCAAACGCCCCACCCTCCCAGCTCCAAACCGGGGTTCCTGTCCCGTACATTCAGACACAGCAAGAGATCCTCGTCCGTGACGCGGGTAGACAAACGGGAGTCCGCTCTGGCACCGGCCAGGGGCTCCCCCGACTTTGTGAAGGCTGCGGTGTCCCTCCCGTATCTCAACGACGACAACGAGGCGGGGCAAGGGGGCGGCAGCCTCAGCCGTGTTCGCAAAAGCCTCTCCTCCAGCCCCCTCAAGAAGCTACCGTCCTACGAGAAGCCTGTCAACGGTGCCGCAGCCTCCAAGCCATGTGAGCAGGAGATCCAAGACGAGCGAGACTTCGGGGAGCTCACAGATCTGCCCCCTGCGTCGCTCCCCCGGGCGGGAGGAGGGATGAAGCACGCCGAATCCATCATGTCCTTCCACATCGACCTGGGCCCGTCCATGCTGGGCGATATCCTGAGCGTCATGGATAATAAGGCCTGGGACGAGGACGATCTAGGGTTCGAGGAAGGTAAGAGCAGCGAGGGGAGGGGGTCGCCAGCTCCTGCCACCCTGAAGCAGCTCCCAGTGAAACCTGCCCTGGTTTCAGAAAGCGAGAACCACACTGCCCTCTTCAGTCCGGAGGCCAGGCTACGGCTTCCTCGCCAACATCTGGACAGCAGCTCTGTGCCCAGCTCCGGGTCTGCAGCTCTGGAGGagaagcctcccactggggagtTCCAAGTGCAGGGGGAGATGGACAGCGCCAAGTTCAGCTCTCCACGGGGGAAGGAAGACAAGGATTTATCATTTGTGGATGAGGATGACGACGAAATAACAGTatga
- the LOC117424390 gene encoding cleavage and polyadenylation specificity factor subunit 4-like isoform X2 encodes MQDVIVGVQKIRFDLEMHGLIKKRARMLPLSGIDTLLASASMMIDMALLARHQNLLLQGITPFPHLSSTMSIVHYQLRQLQEAGTSTRGSARPIHLATCYKCGEKGHYANKCGRRHLGLLAGH; translated from the exons ATGCAGGATGTCATTGTTGGAGTTCAGAAGATTCGGTTCGATCTGGAAATGCACGGGCTTATCAAGAAAAGGGCCCGGATGCTCCCGTTGTCGGGAATCGATA CATTGCTGGCTTCAGCCTCAATGATGATTGACATGGCACTCCTGGCCAGGCACCAGAATCTGTTGCTGCAGGGGATCACTCCCTTCCCACACCTCTCCAGTACCATGAGCATCGTCCACTACCAGCTGAGACAGCTGCAGGAGGCAGGCACGTCAACACGGGGCTCCGCCCGGCCCATCCACCTTGCCACCTGCTACAAG TGTGGCGAGAAGGGTCACTACGCCAACAAGTGTGGAAGGAGGCACCTGGGCCTGCTGGCTGGGCACTGA